One window of the Pseudomonas knackmussii B13 genome contains the following:
- the aroK gene encoding shikimate kinase AroK, with product MPNLILVGPMGAGKSTIGRLLAKELHLDFKDSDKEIEQRCGANIPWIFDVEGEVGFREREQAMLAELCASSGMVIATGGGAVLREANRAALKTGGKVIYLHASVDQQIARTARDKNRPLLQKPNPGQILRDLMAQRDPLYREVADVVVETDERPPRLVVLEILDRLRRLERH from the coding sequence GTGCCTAATCTGATTCTGGTTGGCCCGATGGGAGCTGGAAAAAGCACCATCGGGCGTCTTCTTGCCAAGGAGCTGCACCTCGATTTCAAGGATTCCGACAAGGAAATCGAGCAGCGCTGCGGTGCCAATATCCCCTGGATCTTCGATGTCGAAGGCGAAGTCGGTTTCCGTGAGCGGGAACAGGCGATGCTCGCCGAGCTCTGTGCCAGCAGCGGGATGGTGATTGCCACGGGTGGCGGTGCCGTCCTGCGCGAGGCCAACCGCGCGGCGCTGAAGACCGGCGGCAAGGTCATCTACCTGCATGCGTCTGTCGATCAGCAGATCGCCCGTACCGCGCGCGACAAGAATCGGCCCCTGCTGCAGAAGCCGAATCCCGGGCAGATCCTGCGAGACCTCATGGCTCAGCGCGATCCGCTCTATCGGGAAGTCGCCGACGTGGTGGTGGAAACCGACGAGCGGCCGCCGCGCCTGGTGGTTCTGGAGATACTCGATCGTCTGCGCAGGCTGGAGCGCCATTAA